The sequence gataaccatcgtcaaatatcttaagggctgtcacatggaagatggagcaagcttgttttctcctgctttggagggcaggactcaagacaacaatggctttaagttacaagaaaggtgattccaactaaacaccaggaagaactttctgacaggagaaTGGGCTCcctggggaggtggtggactctccttccttggaagtttttagcaGATGTTGGACAGccaatctgtcatggattctttagttggtattcctgcatcgcagggggttgtactagatcaggcttcctcaccctcggccctccagatgtttttggcctacaactcccatgatccctagccagcaggaccagtggtcagggatgatgggaattgtagtctcaaaacatctggagggccgaggttgaagaagcctggactagatgacccttgggtcccttccagctcttatgATTCTAGTAGGATGACTTTCAAACTATAGTTTTTCTATGTAATATGAATCTGTTCTTCCATGCGGGGTGTGGGGAAAGTTTATTGAATGTTGTTCTGTATAATACCAGTAAAATATAAATACACcgggtttttttaaagtgcaggGTGTGGCATTGCCAAATTGCAAAATGCAGccaagtatatatatataaccctCTGGAAGGCTTACAAGCCAAGGGCATGAGGACAACAGCAATCCTGTGTATCTGGAGTTCAGAGGTCCATTGCCCCCTGAAGATGAATGTTTCATGTAGCATCTTTGGTTGACAGGAATGGCTTCCCTGAGTGAAGCTGGTTTGCATAGGTATACAGAGCTTCGGCTGGGTGGATCCAAAGGGAGGTTATGGCGGGAGTGACTTTTCTGTGGTTCTCCATTCCATtcccagatagctcagttggttagagcacagtgctgataacaccaaggttgcaggttcgaaccctgtatgggacagctgcacattcctgcattgtagggggttggactagatgatcctcagggtcccttccaactctacgattctattattccccctcccctaaTTTTTCCATGAGGGAGCACTCAGCAgtctgtggccactgagcatgctcagtcctaaTAATGTTGGGTTTGGGTTTGCCCACCAACCTTAGGGCTTCCTCCCTTTCTTAAGTTCATcattgtacttctgcaaatgcTGGCGTTCCCCAAGCCTCCTGACTCCTCCCTCTTTCCTGCAGACATTGTCAATTTCGACTCCTTAAGGGTTTGCCCCTTGGAGAATGAGTTTGCTGTTAGTTATATATGATTATAAATCACACTGTTACTTTTGTTCAGGCAGGGCCTTCAGGCTCTTACATCACTTGTGCCAGAATTCTGCACCTGAAGCATGAtccttgtttttttattttagattATTTTAAATGCGTTACTCGAGAAGGTGTTTTCAAAAGCATCGTGCAGTCTGGGACCACTCtagttaaaatttaaaaacaaaacagaatgggAGGTGAAAACCCAAGGGCGCTCAGATGATCTTTTACATATGGCCTGTTGGCACTTCAAAATTGCAGTCCATTGAATTATTTTCCTAGGGCTGAAAAAGGGTTTGTCTGTGTGTCTCCCTTTCAGTAATTTGGGTTTCGCCCTGAGAAATTGTAGTGTGCATTTTAAACATTTGAAGGCAAGGCGGCCGGTGGAGGGGAGGCCTTTTAATCATCCTGACAACATCTTGTTGGTCTTGGCTTAAGCCTGAGCCCAGTTTCAGTGAACAAGCAAGCAAATAGTTGTGGACCTGCCATAAGCTGCGCCGTCAAGAGCTTGCTAAGCTCTTTTGAGTGCCACTGAAGTACCTTTTTAAAAGAGCCTTGTCTACTGAATCAGGAAGTAATTTATCCCTTCTCAGCTTTGAGTTCAGCGGCAAGTAAATTAGCGATACTCTGTTGACTTACAGAAACCAGACCAGTATGTGCCAGGAGAAGACCAAGATGGCGGTCCCTTTTAGATACAGTGCAATCGCATCATATGCTGAGGTTATACATGCCCAGGATAATATGCATATGTGGAAATCACACAACATTTCCTTATTTTCTAGCCTGCTATTGGATGGCAAGTCGGGAAGACTTTCTGTAGTGTCTCTactgcctttccccactcctccatGTGTGAGTGGTTGAGTGactggaggaagaagagagatGGAGGTGGAAGGGAGACAGGTAGAGACagatgcaggcagaagaaaaaggctgaaaTTCATTCGGAATGGCACTGAAGCCAAACATGTATAGTTTAATTCctgcaagttaaatgtgtgtgtgatgtGACTTGACTGTACCAGTGGTGAGAGGAAAAGGGCTAGAAAGCCACAGCCCAAGGAAGTCTTCTTAATTTTCCTTGGATTTCACAGTTTTCCAGTGCGTTAATCTCTGGATTGGCCATGTCCCTTGAGTAGTGTCCTAGCATTGTGATTATTCCCTTACacatccatattttttttaataatgtgcatgtgtgcatattGGGAGTATCATTAATAAACTGGATAGCAGCAGTCAAAGGGATAGGATAGAAAGCAGCAGAGGCCATTGTGGTTTGAGGAGAGGAAAAAGAGAAATCGGCTTGAGAGAGTCTGATCTGGGCTGAAAGCCCATctgttgaggggggaaatgtctgcATGTAGGTGGCAAGTTCCTCCCACGttgcctgcaaaaagaaaaaagaaaaagtgttggAGGAGAAGCCAAGGCTTGGAACTTCCAGTGTAACACAGATCATTGCTGATTAATCTCTAGGTACGATATTGCAACTCACTggatgaagaagagaagagagaacTCAAACTCTTCAGCAATCAGAGGAAAAGGGAGAACCTGGGCAGAGGCAATGTCCGACCCTTTCCAGTCACCATGACTGGCGCCATTTGTGAGCAGGTAGGTCTATCTTCACAACATGTTTTCGGCCAGATGAACCTTGGATTCACAGAGCAGTTTCCCCACTTTGTGGCATTATGTTACTGTGGCACACATACAGCACAGTCTTGCAAATTGTGTTTCTTGCagagggttattgggttgtttttgctttgattatgtattttgtgtttttatattgtgattttatcttgtgaacctccctgggacctgcaggtatagggcagtatacatatTTAACAACTGATAATGCTTTTAGTCGCAATGTTTAGCTTTGGGTTATGAGAGGTCATAAAAAGAGACGCTGGCAAGTCAGGAAGCAAATTTGTTCTTTGCTTTGACCTTACAGAGGAAGTTTAGTATGAATTCTTATTAATTAAACTATTCTCAGGGTTAGAGAATTTACTTGTGTGGATTGCTGGGGGGTGAGGGTTCCCCCCACATAATCCCCAGGGGAAATTGCATCTAGGCCTTGCATTGCTAGACCATAAAACCATAAGCAAAACAAACTTGCTCACAGCCAGAATTGAGGAAACCTAGAAAAGCATGTCTTCCCTCATGTCTGAAATATTTTGGACAAAACCTCCACCTGGTTCTCCCTTGCAGACATGAAGAAGACTGGGGGGGAAATGACAGTATGTCATTATTTTGCATGTTGAAATTTCTAAAAGATTATTTAAAAGTCAAAACACAACACACTCCCACTGTTTCTCCCCATATTTTTTTCAATATGGGAAGCCCTCCCAACATGTTGATCACACGAAAGGGAACCCAGATGAAAGACAGAAcagtcagaaagagaaagagaatctGGTGCTCTGGCTGTTGTTTGCTTGCTCCAAGCCCCATCCATATATGGACGGTGTTTGGAGtgtacaagcagcaaccactgcGTTGTGATTGGGAGCTGTAATGGTGCTCATGCTCGTGTGTAGAGCgcatcatttcattttcatttgcacCCCAGTTTGACAAAGGACCTGGGTTGTGAATAACCAGAGGAGCGACATGCATGATGCATCATTTTGTAGAACCTCGTATTCTCTCCAGTGCTGCCATGAGACCTGGCTGCCCTGAGCTGTTTCCCCCTCGAGTGCCATAAGAACAGGTTCCTCCTTAATGTCTCCGCAGTGTGGAGGCCAAATCAATGGAGGAGACATAGCCGTCTTTGCATCGAGGGCAGGTCATGGAGTTTGCTGGCACCCGCCATGCTTTATATGCAGCGTCTGCAACGAGCTGCTGGTAGATCTCATCTATTTCTATCAAGATGGGAAGATTTATTGTGGCCGGCACCACGCGGAATGCCTCAAGCCTCGGTGTGCGGCGTGTGATGAGGTAAGGCCAGCCAAACATCTCTCCTCCCGTTAATCATGATGAATGGTTGCAAGTTTCCAAAGTCCTCTTTGCCAGCCTATCTTTGCATCTACAGCTTGCAGCTCTGTCAAATATCTCCAGACTGGTTCACATGTTAGTCTCTGTAGCGGCTTCTCTTTGCAACGGCCAGCACAAGCCTGCGTGGATGCAGATGTCCATACCTAGCCCAATGCCCCTGCCAAGCCCAGAACTGCTGGCCATTCACCCACAGTTTATCCttttgcagggtggggaggaaatctGCACTTGCCTTCATCGAAACAGATTTGCACTGTGTACAACAGTGTACATGATAAATTGTGCGtgctttctcctccacccctttaATGCCCAGTCTGCAGCTGAGAGGTGGGAGTGAGGGAAGCTGCAGCCTCTTTCAATAGGCCAAGGACAGGATCGTAGTGAATTCAAACTGTCAAACTTCATGGCAGCTTTAGGGTTTTGAACACGGCTTGTTGATTTCGAACCACAGTACAGTATTAATCACGCACTGCTGCACCTCATTAGTTTGCCGAAATCCAAAGATTCTCCAGCTCCCTGGTAGTCGAGGTATCGGAGCCCAAACCACAGTCAAGATTTTGTGAAATCTAGCTTGTTTGCCCTTGTTGCATGTacagaagaaatatcaatataaatgtaagagaataattaaaaaaacctaaCCCAGTGCTTCCCACTTCCTGGCCCCCATTTACTGAAAATGGAATGGGGGTCATCTTAGGCTATTCCACACAAACCCCTGTACCATGTACGTCCCATTTTCTCAACAaccattttgatttattttgatttatttgctGCAGTGGAAAATTAGGATTAAAAAAAAGGCGTAGACGTAAGAGTCTTGAAGCAGCGAAGCTGTTAAAAAGCAAGCTCGAATCACAGGACAagttaatatttatttacttgtcgATCAGTCTCCTCATGCGTTGAGCGTCTAGGCAAATGGCCTCTGTGACAGGTCGCAAGAAAAATGAGCGAAGCTTTGCTTTCTAGGCCCTAACACGTTTGCTTGATTTCCCACTACAGATTATCTTTGCTGACGAGTGCACGGAGGCTGAGGGAAGGCACTGGCACATGAAGCACTTTTGCTGTTTTGAATGTGAAACAGTGCTGGGCGGGCAGCGGTACATCATGAAGGAAGGACGGCCATATTGCTGCAACTGTTTCGAATCCTTATACGCGGAGTATTGCGATACCTGCGCCCAGCACATTGGTAAGGGAGCCATTTCAAAATCTCCATCCCTAGCTGCCAAATTTGGAGGTGGGGGGATCGGGAGTGGGAATGATCCGGGCAACCTTTGATGTGGGTTTGTAGACATTATTTAttccgtttttgttttttaaggcacGAACACGATATGGCGTGTCGATACACCCGTTGCGTTATTGTTTTAAGGTGAAGCGCGCCCCTAGGCGAGCAGTTGaaatggctttgttttggaaGTACATGACAGGCCCTGGCATCTGTTTCTGTCAGCCGTCCAACAAACCACTTGGCAGGTGTAGGCGTCTAGCTTTGGGCCCGGAGTCTACAAGGCAGTGTTACTGCTGGcggggaagaaaaggaaaatcttTAGCGCCAATGCCAGCTCCGGATGGGGCTCCTGATTTCATCAGTTAAAAGAAATAGTCCTCAGCCctggaaaaaaaagagagggaagatCAAGGAATATCTATCTGTAACTAATGTTCTTCTTTTGAAGCTTATATATCCTGGAATTTAAGAGAGGACAAGTCTTAACAAGAGGATAGTATCTGAACTGGCACATTACCTATTCTTAATATCCTGTTTGTTCCATACAATTCCTTGAATCAGTTTTTCAGTGCATTATCACAGATTTTAACAAGAATGTATCTCAGATGCTTATTTGGATTTTAATCCAAATTAAAATTATCCTTGACTTGCTCATCTGAGAACTCAAGGAAAGTACTGAACCAATATTCTGTAAAGGAcagtattgttgttattattgttgttattattgttgttgttgttgttgttgttgttgttattactactactactactactactactactactactactacagtggtaccttctcCAGGGAGGATGTTCCATAAATGGGGCATCTCCACTGAAATTACCCTCTCCCCAGTTGCTACCTGCCTCACTTTTGTTTGTAGAAGAGCTTATGAAGAAGAACTTCGTTTTCAGGCAACCTCATATGAGGTCAACAAGTGCCAGCTCTTTGCAAAGACTACCAAGGCAGTTTTAGGAGCAAATGGGATATTTTCACATCAAAATTCTGTTACTCTAACCATTACCCTGCACTTGCTCTCCTACCAAGAGAGCTCAGTGAGCGCCGCATTCCCTTGTTTTGAGATGTTAGGGCACGCTATGCTACATTGCATCAtactttaaagaaaaaatctaCATTTTACTTAGTTGCAGAAGGGGCTTCTTTTAGTCAGATGTACTGACTCCGTGACTACGGAGATGCATGAATATGATCAGTAACGTTCTGTTCTCGAAAGACGTTCTTAGTTCCAAAAGCTACTTTGCTGTATGTAGGTAGGTGTTACTAAGGTAACAGCTTGTCACCTCCCCCAGTGTATCCTTTGATGAACTCGGCTGCAAAATAAAGGTATGTATAGGGATCCAAATTATCAAATAGATGCAGTTTTGATATGAAAAGCTGGCATGCTGTAGGCATGCTGCAGGCAATCTGCAGCAGCTGTTGGGGGGTTTTAAAGATACTCAACTTAATTTTTTAAGATAGTCAAATTATTGCACAAGGAACTTGCCACTTCTTTTTCTTGTAGTGGGACGATTGCTCATATCAAAAAAATGGAAAGGACATCTACATATCATACAATGGAAACAGGAAGTGTGGTCAATTGCTTTATCTGAGAAACTAAGCAAAGGAGAACATGCCCTGAATGATGCAACTGATAGGGATGATTTTGCTCAAATATGGCTTTACATCCCTTTACATAGTATTCAAACAACCCCCTTGATGTCTGGCACCTACCATTATGCATATAGATTTATGGGGAAATCTACTGTATTAGTCTTCTGTTCTGGgaaaggggcaggaggaggaaaagcaaTTGTTTCGGTAATGTTATGTTTATatcttaatattaatattaataagggGGAAAGCAATTATGTAGGGGTACACTCAAATGTATTGTGGAGCCTTcccctccaaatgtttctggattaTAGCTCCCATTTTCACTGCCTTTTGGGCACATTGGCTGGGAACGAGGGGACATCAAAAGAGCACATGTTGACCTCCCCTGGTGTAGAACTTCCATCTCTTAGCCTCAGTGAGCTTCTCATGAGCATTGGCCCCCATAGAAGGGACAACCCAGTGGAACTGATCCCTGTATCTTCTGCCTTTTGTGTGATAACCAGCCCCCTTAAAAAAATTCAGCAGACAGCCTTGCACATTGTTAGGAAGAGTGAAAATGGACCTAGCGCTCTCCATCCCACCTATCAGATTTGACAGACATTTCGCTGGTGGGTTGTAAATTAAAGATGATAATCTTTCCGTAAAGGCTGTGGGGAGGACTGTGGCGAATTACTCACTTAGAATGTGAGCCCCATTCTTCCCAGGAAATTCAAACCTCAGTAAACTGCATTTCACTTAAGTAGATTTGCAAGCTCGGGTGCAGGAATGTTCTGTTTCCGTTTTCCAAGTGTGAGTAATTTTCTTCGTAAGGTGTATGTTATTACTTATGCACTTAAGAATCTCAGTTCTTTGCTTGTCTTGATTCAGCTTTTTAAATATGTTGCTACCTGCCCTCAGCCTTTGGGATGATGCAGATGAGAAACTGAATTAAAATGGATCACACAGTCAGCGCCATAATAATTGCCAGTGGATTGCATTTTAACATAGCCCACGAGCTGGATGCAGCCCTCAGCCAATTTAATCTGGTCTCCAGCAGCCCCACCAAATTTAAATCCAGTTGTGGCAGCAAGTGTGAAAATTTGATGTTTAAGAGTTGTAGGATCATAAACACCCACACATATTGGTTGTATGCCCTTTGGATCAAGGGGTTTgggctgctttgctccttccagGAGCTGATCTAAGTCATGGTTTGTCTCTGCATGTTGCTGAGACCTAGGTTCATGGGTTAGCTCTCTCAGATAACTCATAAACCATACGGCAGAGGTTGCTTACAGCTCATGATTAGTCTGAAGAGAGCCAACCATTAGTCTGGGAGCAAAGCTGCCATGACTTCCTCTCCTGCAGCCTCTCTTGTGTGTTCACtctctaagccagcctttctcaacctgtgggtccccagatgttgttgaactacaactcccatcacccctagctagcaaggccacatgggagttgtagtccaacaacatctggggacccacaggttgagaactgctgctctaagccatggtttggcatagAGTGATGCACAAACCAGGCCTCTGAAAacaaaagcacatttttaaaacagtAACAACTGGGCACACCCTGAATTCTAGCCTCTGAACCACCTACACAATATTACACATGGCTGAAGACCCTTTTTCACGGGTGGTACGCAGTATTATTTTACTCCACGATAGAATGTCCTGCACTGGCTTCTGAAGTAGTGTGTAAGCAAAGCAAGGAGTCTTGCGGGACCTTAAAGACTGATAAATTTATTATGGCACGCAATTCATGAACTCGAATCCCTTAAGCTGACCAtaagtttctttcttttaagaaataaTGTGTACTACTATAATCTAATATGGTTTCACACTGCTTCAACTCAAGACTTGCTCAGCAACATTTAGTGTTCTGATCAGCACAGTAGTTATACAGTGGATAGCGAGGAAGCGAAGCACAGGTATTATTTAGTAAGGCAAGCAAGAAAGCCTTGGTGTAGCCGCAACCTGGGCCTGATCATGTGATTTAAAGGCCAAAAGGGTGCTATATTATAAAAGCATAATTGCCCCATAATATATTGTCTTACTTATCCGTTGAAAATGTTACCAGCTGCTGCCTGTGAAACTGTATGATGCGCTGAGAGTTCTTGAGTGTGCAGTAAAGTCAAGATGCATCTGTTTCCCACTCAGGGATTTGACTTCTAGAGGATTAGAAGAAGGGACGGAAAATCGAGAAGAGCAGCTGTggtgctttgtgtgtgtgcacacttaaaaaaaccaaaatctcACGCAAAGGCAAAAATAGGGAGCAAGAGACAAATACCTGAAAACCATTCCTGGAAAAAAGGAATAGTTGAAACATGTATTCGCCATGCACTTATATGATGCCACGACATTGTgtgaaaagggtgtgtgtgtccatAACTTCAGTGTGTGCTACTCTACTGTAGTGAATGAATTGCTTCCCCAATGGGAATGGCTCAGAAGGGGTTGTGTGCTTAGCCTTGGTATAGATCACTGCTTGCTCTCCATTGTCTACATCTTTCTGATCCATTTCTTTTCCGGAAGTTTGAGACATGCCActttgccttttaaaaagcaacaacaaacctACCCCATGGATTAGAATAAAGAGAACCAGAAATAGACGGTTTGAAGCCAGCTTCTTATTTCTGAACACAGAGTAAAAACTCGCCACGGTGCTAATTCATCTGTGCTAAATATGGCGGTGGTGATCTGTGCTAATTCCATTGGCAGCTGGTCTGACCTGTGACGGGTAAGCTTTGGGACCCTTTGCTGGGAACAGTGTTTCTCATTGTTAAGACCACAATGCATTTAATTCTTCTGGTAATCCCCAGGGGGAGTTAAGCGTATGAGCAAGGCACACTGTGTCCTCCGCACACTCCGCCCCGCTGTTTCATGATGGAAGGTTGGTGACAAAGGAAGGCAAACTGGGCAACTTGGGGTCATTCCTATTTTCCTTCCTCCTATGGAACAGAAGACTAGGCTAGAGAAAATGGGATTACTATTAATTTTTCTTTTGATCTGGAGCACAACGGAGACCTGAGCAGCTATGCCTGGAGAtgagtttaatattttattgcctGTCCCAAGCAGATTTCAGCAAACAGTGTGAAGATCATGGTGTACTAATTGTGATCCTCTATTACAATCTCAGGTTTCAGGTTGGTATCATGGCTAGCATGTTGAACTTCAACTACTCCGATTCCCCACTAGAGTTCAGGAGTCACATCCAGTTGGTCCTAATCATTCTCTAGATTAGTAGATGCTCACcatatttctctccttttttccaaaGGCATTGATCAGGGTCAGATGACGTATGACGGCCAGCACTGGCATGCCACGGAGACCTGCTTTTGCTGTGCACAGTGCAAGAAGTCTCTGCTTGGACGACCGTTCCTGCCGAAGCAAGGGCAGATTTTCTGTTCCAGGGCGTGCAGCATGGGTGACGACCCCAACGGCTCGGATTCATCAGACTCCGCCTTCCAGAGCGCCAGAGCCAAAGAGTCGCGGCGTAGCGCCAAGATCGGCAAGAACAGGAACAAGGGAGAAGAGGGCGCCCCCAGCCAGGGCAGCAGCCAGCTGCAGGTGACCTCCAGCAGGCTGTCTACGGATGTGGACCCCCTCTCCTTGCAGATGGACTTGCTGAGCTTGTCCAGCCAAACGCCCAGCCTCAACAGGGACCACatctggaggagcagagacgaAGCCTACCACTACGGGAATAAAATGGAGCAAAGTCAGTCGCAAAGCCCTCTGCAGCTCCTCAGCCAGTGTAACATCAGGACTTCCTACAACCCAGGGCAGAGCCCAAGCAGCCAGCAGGAGCTGTGGGGCAAACATTTCAGCAACCCAAAGAGGAGCTCCTCCCTGGCCATGAAGGGACACGGCGGCAGCTTCATCCAAGAATGCCGGGAAGATTATTACTCAGGAAGGCTACGCTCGCAGGAGAGTTATAGTGACATGTCCAACCAGAGCTTTGGCGACACCAGGGGGAGTTACAAGGTCTCCAAGTACAACCAGGAGGAAGACAGCAGTCGATCTGCACAGCAGTGCCGGACCAGGCATCCCATCAACGCACTGAAGTTCACCGAGGAACTGGCGCCCACAGAACAAACGCCACGGGGTTCGATGGAGTCCCTCGCTCTTTCCAATGCCACAGGTAGGGGTGCTGTTTTAGAGTGTGGTGCTTTTGCTGTGACATTACGGTGGGAAATTCAATTAAATGATGTTTGTCCAATATTTTTCTGTTGGTCTTACTGCTTCAATGGGTGATCCTGTCCTAGGTTGGGTGATGTCATTGTGTTGAGTATGTATTGCTGCAAATATGGAGGGCTGTGAAGATTTAAGTGTACTTGGTTTGGACCTTAGCAAGGGCTGGATTGAATATTCTGCGGGAATAGGTGCCAGGCTGAACGAATAACTTTTTTGCAGAATAATCACATGGAAGGTCCCTTTTGGGGAGATTATCCTGCCCTTGTTGTTGCAGACCGGTTTTGTATCCCCAGCTGCTAGAGAACAACATGCAAGTTTTGCCTTCAGGAAACGATACCTGTTTGTTCTGATGCcattagggcagggatggggaacatgcagggatggggaatatgtGACCACCCCACCCCGGATGTTGGTGGACtcacaactcacatcagccccagtcaacatggacAGTGgttcagggatgatgagatttgCAGTCCAGCGGCATGGGGAGGGACGCAGTTTCCCCACTTGAGACTTAGGGTCTCAGGATGGAAGACCTGGAGATTAACCACCAAGCTgaatctccttcctcctccatgcTTGTTTGTTCCTGGCTGTGTTGCTTACGGGGTGAGAAGCAGGCATTTCTCCTGATATTCTGGTACACCCATTGAGAGGGCATCATCTCCCAGTGAGATTGAGCTGGGAACAGAAAGATATacataggtaggtaggtaggtaggtaggtaggtaggtaggtgagAGAGATAGAtgcatagatgatagatagatagataaatagatagatagatagatgatagatagatagatagatagatagatagatagatagaggggcAGATTCAGCCTGCCTGGAATGAGAAGCAAAACGGCATTGCAGTGTGTACGGCAGCACATGTCAGGTGCGGCAGTGGAGCGAGGAGGAgaatccagcctctgcctctcagTGAATCCTCaagggggagggatgtctgtGGTTTTGATAGCATGGCTCAGCAAAGGGGGCTTCTTCTCAAATGTGGTGTGGGCTTTCATAGACAGATGCAGGAAGCTGCTGAGGCCAATCCCAAGCTTCCTTCGGATGGAATGCCTGTGCAGCAAtcatcacttcttcttttttgcaagcttattattattactactgtttGCCTTGGGTCTACCTCATGCAGATTTTGCAGTGTGCCACGGTCTCCTGCGGCCCTCCTCTCTCACACAGGCTAGTTTACTAACatgttttgtcacacacacacacgcaggcacatgatgttttctctctcacacagcacTCTATCTTGATCTTcagggatggagaggaggaaatGCTGGCTCTTGAGCTTCAGCcatgcttctccctcccctctccacagTGAGATGAAGAGGGAGAAATGCACTTGGAGAAAAACAAATCCTTCACACTGAAGACATGAAGGGGTAAAAGCTTCTACTGATCTTCAGGAGAGATCTAGACATGacgtttcccttcccttccagccATCTTGATGCTGAGTTGTGGAAGAGGAAACTCTTGCCTCTTGATCTCCATTGAAgattctccctctcctccagcGATCTTCAATTTAGGTTTAAATAATCATCCTAAactctcctttccctctttccaCCACTCTCGCTTTTCATCCTTTTCCATGTTTAAATCGTCTCTCTtcccttcaataataataatataataataatagtttattatttataccccgcccatctggctgagtttccccagccactctgggtggctcgcaatcaagtgttaaaaacagtacagctttaaatattaaaaacttccctgaacagggctgccttcagatgtcttttaaagataggatagctgcttatttccttcacatctgaagggagggtgttccacagagtgggcgccactactgagaaggccctctgtctggttccgtGTAACCTCACttgcgtggcaagacccctcccccatgtgaaataaagacgccagacacagaatttaaggttaatgggcataaaaaggccacaactttattgattacagaattggaaggtattggccttaggcattggctcctatcgactacccggcatggggaccgggaagggttgtccacaaaccgtgggggtcctgttgaagtacgccaactaggatcccacgggtgtcaccgctctggggcgtgccggggcccttacctccctaggtttcggacaaggccacgcccctcggagtcctctaccggactacccatacttttggggaaggtgatggcgcttccttccccccttcatttgcataacaattgacccctgccaatgccta comes from Podarcis raffonei isolate rPodRaf1 chromosome 2, rPodRaf1.pri, whole genome shotgun sequence and encodes:
- the PRICKLE2 gene encoding prickle-like protein 2 isoform X1; translated protein: MFSRSARKRLSSRSLTALGELERERPCNNCGDQCPGFALHKWRKICRHCKCPQAEHFETVMPLEMEKTVTKLMFDFQRNSTSDDDSGCALEEYAWVPPGLKPEQVHQYYSCLPEDKVPYVNSPGEKARIKQLLHQLPPHDNEVRYCNSLDEEEKRELKLFSNQRKRENLGRGNVRPFPVTMTGAICEQCGGQINGGDIAVFASRAGHGVCWHPPCFICSVCNELLVDLIYFYQDGKIYCGRHHAECLKPRCAACDEIIFADECTEAEGRHWHMKHFCCFECETVLGGQRYIMKEGRPYCCNCFESLYAEYCDTCAQHIGIDQGQMTYDGQHWHATETCFCCAQCKKSLLGRPFLPKQGQIFCSRACSMGDDPNGSDSSDSAFQSARAKESRRSAKIGKNRNKGEEGAPSQGSSQLQVTSSRLSTDVDPLSLQMDLLSLSSQTPSLNRDHIWRSRDEAYHYGNKMEQSQSQSPLQLLSQCNIRTSYNPGQSPSSQQELWGKHFSNPKRSSSLAMKGHGGSFIQECREDYYSGRLRSQESYSDMSNQSFGDTRGSYKVSKYNQEEDSSRSAQQCRTRHPINALKFTEELAPTEQTPRGSMESLALSNATGLSADGGAKRQEHLSRFSMPDLSKDSGMNVSEKLSNMGTLNSSVQFRSAESVRSLLSVQQYQDMEANLHDLTNPIGYRDTPSRGRMHQSFDYDGGMPGNKLAGQEGARHPPMSERTPRRTNLRDDDRRYRPHRPRRSRRSRSDNALHLASEQSYKLKERPSLRAREDYDQFLQQRSCRETAEQGARRNLYGQCPRTVSDLALQNHFSERWGPYFAEYDWCSTCSSSSESDNEGYFLGEPIPQPSRLQYVTGEELLHKYGSYSMPKSSTLGGRGQLHSRKRQKSKNCIIA
- the PRICKLE2 gene encoding prickle-like protein 2 isoform X2, which translates into the protein MPLEMEKTVTKLMFDFQRNSTSDDDSGCALEEYAWVPPGLKPEQVHQYYSCLPEDKVPYVNSPGEKARIKQLLHQLPPHDNEVRYCNSLDEEEKRELKLFSNQRKRENLGRGNVRPFPVTMTGAICEQCGGQINGGDIAVFASRAGHGVCWHPPCFICSVCNELLVDLIYFYQDGKIYCGRHHAECLKPRCAACDEIIFADECTEAEGRHWHMKHFCCFECETVLGGQRYIMKEGRPYCCNCFESLYAEYCDTCAQHIGIDQGQMTYDGQHWHATETCFCCAQCKKSLLGRPFLPKQGQIFCSRACSMGDDPNGSDSSDSAFQSARAKESRRSAKIGKNRNKGEEGAPSQGSSQLQVTSSRLSTDVDPLSLQMDLLSLSSQTPSLNRDHIWRSRDEAYHYGNKMEQSQSQSPLQLLSQCNIRTSYNPGQSPSSQQELWGKHFSNPKRSSSLAMKGHGGSFIQECREDYYSGRLRSQESYSDMSNQSFGDTRGSYKVSKYNQEEDSSRSAQQCRTRHPINALKFTEELAPTEQTPRGSMESLALSNATGLSADGGAKRQEHLSRFSMPDLSKDSGMNVSEKLSNMGTLNSSVQFRSAESVRSLLSVQQYQDMEANLHDLTNPIGYRDTPSRGRMHQSFDYDGGMPGNKLAGQEGARHPPMSERTPRRTNLRDDDRRYRPHRPRRSRRSRSDNALHLASEQSYKLKERPSLRAREDYDQFLQQRSCRETAEQGARRNLYGQCPRTVSDLALQNHFSERWGPYFAEYDWCSTCSSSSESDNEGYFLGEPIPQPSRLQYVTGEELLHKYGSYSMPKSSTLGGRGQLHSRKRQKSKNCIIA